The segment CTTGCGGAAGTAGCTTTTTCATCTTCCGGACGAAGCCTTAGACTCACCTGGGTAAGAGAACGCCAATCCATGTTTGCGCTCCCTAAATACATATGTTTCTTATCCACAACCCACAGTTTGGTGTGCAAAATGCCACCAGTGATGCTCTGCAGGTCAACTCCCCTGACCTCAGCCCCTGAGAGAAAGCACAAAGCAAGTAAGCTGAAGGCTGCATAACATCCATTCCAGATTTTTCAACCTCTTACAACTCTCAATGTACGTTTTCACATGCTGCATGCAATAGACATGCTGTTGTACCTGTTGTAACCAGCTCGTCTGTGTCTGCAATGTATGACTGAGGGGCGTTTACTGCAATCTTCAACTTCACGCCTTTTGGTTCCAGCTGCTTCAGTTGGTTGAACACTTTTTTGCCctatagaaaatatataaatgccTAATAAAAAAACTTCCTTCCCATATAATCACAATCAACATTATCATATTATTATGCATGTCTTATTAGATCATATGCTGGTAACAAATATTCTAGAGCCATTATTCACACTTATGCACAGTAAAATGTCCACGACAGAACATACCAGCACAGACGAGGGCTCTGTGAGGCCCAGGTCTGAATCTCGAAGTGTGAAATAGAAAGCACCAATGTGGACAGAGCTGTTTGCTCTATTTAGTAGATTGGTCCAAGTGTCTGAAATGCTTGGCAGGTGTGGCGAGCCGGAAGGGAAGTCGAGGCCCTCTGGGACACTCTCAACAAGCGTGAGCCTGATAAAGAACATttagaaacacatttaaacatcTCAAACTCGCcatttaaatactttaaaatacttGCGGACCCGTTTCCTCACCTACAATCAGAGATGCAAGACTCTTGAGGCATCCAGAAACTTTCCAGCCAGTGCAGCTCCAGTTGTGACATCAGGTGTGACACAGATTTAGGGACTCCATACTGCCAGATGTGCAATGCAAATCCACCCAAAAGAAGGAGAATGGAGGGCACGAGACAGAAAAGGAAAAAACTCCTTCCTTTTGTCTGCtgaaacaatataaaattaacaaaatgaatGGCATACTTTTTACTTATGCAAACATCTATCTAACAAGACATACGCAGATGACTGTTAGTGATGAAATTACGGTTTTGTGGCTGTTTCATTTCACACATCCTCTTCTGTTGAAACTCTCTTCTGTCTTTGATGGCAAAACAAATACTTTGAGGCAACTTGACTGAAATACTACAAATTTGTATATGTATGCAAATCAGAGAGGTCAAATGAGTCTAGAGAAAGACATTCTGGGCTTGCACTGCAGTATTTTTCTTTCTCACCTAGTATTTTTGTCcagtaaaaatatttacacatttttaaaacaagatacatttacttgagaagcaaaataaCTCTGAGTTTGTgcctaaaacaagaaaaaatatcttcCATTAGTGTAAGAAGTAAAAGCGTAATTTAAAGGGAAAACaaggttatttttcttaccccatttGCAGatatttttacatgttttaaacagAAAACTGACTATTTTGATAAATCATTCAGAAGACTTGATAACTTATGCCATTTTgctttttaagtaaatatatattgatttaaaaatgtttagataTATTTTCAGCTAGTTAAACTTAGAAATGTAAGTTCACCTGCTGccttaaaaatgtgagttaacTCAACTTGAAGATAAGCTTTGTTTCAACTCAAATATAGTCAAGTCAACgcattactttaagttaaaatttaaacttaaagtaatgcattatctTGACTATTTGTGAGTTGAAACAAAGCTTATCTTCAAGTTGAGTTAACTTATGTTTAGTTGAgttaactcacatttttaaggcagcaggtgaacttacatttctaagtttaaccagctgaaaatgttttacagtaaTAAGTACATACTTATTCAtggtactgtaaatatatctgaATGTCTgttcacttaaagggatagttcatccaaaaattaaaattctgtcatcatttactcaccctcatgttgttccaaacctgtatgagtttctttcttctgttgaacacaaaagaagatatgtGATTCCCCAGACAGTTGcattgacttctatagtatttcgttttccctactatggaagtcaagaACATTGTTTacaatatcttttgtgttcaacagattTGAGCGAGAGTATTGAcaaatttttaggtgaactatccctttaatactcAATATAATACTTAGGATTAAAGGTTAGTTCAAACCCTTAGAATGAACAATAATAGTATGTTTGCTTTAGCAAACACCATTAATTTTGCATATTTGCATGATATGAAAAATGATTCACCTCACCTTTGAGGGTGAACACGTTTTGGCCTGGGTGTGTTTTGTGTGAGGAGCATCAGCAGTTTTGGTTCCCTGTCGTGTTtctttaaagcattttttaCTATCTGAAGGTTTCTGCATCTTAGCAGTTTCATCTTGACCACGAAGTGTGGATCCATCATCCTTATCTGAAACAAAGCACTGTTTCATATTATTCTCTGCGACGCGATTGTCTTCTGTCCAGTGTGATTGTGAGACACttcctttttcctctctcaatgTATCTTCAAAAGCTTGATCCGAGGCTTTGTGTTGATCAACAGAGGAGCATGAGCTCAGTTCCTCTACAACAGCATCCTGTGCTGACATCTGCTCATCTTCTGAGGCGGTCTCTCCACTTGCAGTTTCGAATTCAGAAACAAGATCATTGGTCTCATAGACGTTCCTGAGCGGGGGTCGCTGCAGTGATGTCTCCGCCTGATCAGAGTCTTTTGTAATTTCAGGCGTTTGATCAAGGGATTGATCTATTTTCGCAGCTAAAAGAGTGGAGGTGTGATCCGAGATATCACCTTGAAAGAGAGCATCAGTGGGTAAACGAGACGATGGGATGGGCAGTGCTTTTCTCTCCCTCCAGATACTGACATTTTCACTCTTCCAGCCTCTGTAGAGCCAGCTTTCTCTTTTTGGCCCTGCTGGCTGGATCCATCCATCTTCAGTGATGACTCTGCAGTCTGGATGGTGACTCGCTTGCGGCCCAGGGAGCTTTGAAAGGTAGGGATGCGGGACATCGGCGGTCTCCCTGCTTTACGGGATTCCTCTCCATCCTCCTTCCTCTCGGATGTTGCTTTCTCATTCTCTTCCTCGTCTATCAAATGCTCTGCTGATCTATAATGTACATCCTCTGGTTCCTAAAGCATGAGTTAAAtgcaaaaaacataatataatacatgTATAATTAGCTGTTTGTACACATATTGGTACTTATATGTTGTTAGCAATTATAAAATGCAAgactgtagatagatagatagatagagtgtatacacaaaatatatttaatttgttgtttgtaTGCACTCTTTATACTTACTACATATGTTATTATCAATTATAAAGTGCAAAGACTAGACAGATTGATACTGTATAATCAACTCTTGATCTCTAAATGGTAAGCAAGTAAGTAGCATTTACAGGAACAGACGTTTGTCTAACATCATGCAAGGTCGTGTACGACAAACTGAAATGTTTAAACGCTAAAGAAACCTTTTTAAACACTAAGCCAGCAAGTTTGAAACCCGAGTTAGCACGCGAGCTACTCACCATGACCACAGCCGAGAACTATTCTCAACTTATCCGTAAAGAGatactgttttaaaaatgaaaatgtataaacAAAACGTATCTATACGAGGTGGTGAAGTTGTAGTTAGGCGGATACAGTGAGGAGAAggtttgtctatctgtctgcgACGTGGCTGCAGAACTACAGCTCACAGTGCGGTATAGTGAAGAAAAGAGAgagtgagggagagagagagggaggaaaaAGTGAGGAAGAAAAACCTCGCCTACTAACACGCTATTCAGGCGTTACAAACCGCCTCTGACTCACAGCCTAATCTGGATTGACCGCTTATATGTAACATCATCTGTGCGACTGACAGGATAATTCAggttaatgttatgaaatgatGAGTTCATCAATTACAGTAGGGCTTATATAACTTAAAACATATGGTATTTAAAGCAGGTTGTTGATTTGAGCGCGTGAATCAGTTCGTGTAAGAAAAAGCAGGTATAAATGATAATGACAGGAAGGAGTGACAGCTGACATGGCGGTTATTGATGGCGCAAAATTGAACTAACCGCCGTTTTTCTGTAGTAGCAAAGAATATacgcagggttgccaggttttcacaacaaaacccgccgaATTGatcctcaaaactagcccaatcgcatttcaaggggctcccctggtaaaattcgcattctgggggctaaatatcacgttattttgggtcgattcaacggacatgaaaaacaacccgacAACAGTTTTACGACAGTGTAAAAGCAGCCCAATTCCGCGGGAAAACCGCGAACTTGGCAACCACTGACTGACAAGAAGCGGAACGTTCCAATTGCAGCCCTGCgcttccgccattttggggtgataacagcaatatcagctgctttgtttaaaaaaaaaaaacgtacattactgaaatccaacctgaatgatgacaactatcgctagtgatcatcaaatacttttaaaagtttattttacagactttgtgttCAAGTCTTCCACTTTGTTTTGCtttagaaacccagtcagtttgggttaaaataatAGTAcaagtattagcattataaacactgaattaataccaacatatgaaattaaattaaggacaagCATcaaaaaaattgggaatgtaggacaaaacatatataacagaatataacagtaaactgtttttgcagtgttgtcttaTATTAATGTCCGTTAAGCAAGACTGTAAACAAAAAACACAGCCactgtgtccaaaagtgggaattatgggataacagacacagcaatgcatcatgttcTATAAAATCATGTTTGTAGCGTAATCCAGAGGATTAAAACGTTTAAACGTTTATATTTCAGACCTTGCAGTAATTTACTCCACTTCCcctggatcacgctacaaacatgatgatcttaactttaataagtattaatttattaatttactattagtaaatatgtaaagttgcataaatactcaataaagtacaCATCCCTCAGATGTGTAATGGCTGGATTCCAcaactgataataataaaacatatataggttaagacaatacaacatttactgtaggtgtCATAATATTTACTGAATTTGAGAAATTTTCTATTGCGTTCCTGATTTGGCTGTGAGATTCACCGATTTTGGGTGCTTAAGTTGTGATGAATTCTATTGTCCAGTTGGcattttcaccccaaaatggctgccgcgctaccggagcgacacctagtggctgttacccaaaaaacCAAAAGtttcgcctcttgggttctgtGCTCTTTGGTAGTAGTGCTCCCCTACAGGCCAAAAGCGGTAATGCATGGGCGGTTTTTCACGCTTCCTGACAGCAATAATAACCAATCCACGCCCACTACCACTGTAAAGCCCGCCCAGTACATGCCTGTAATAGTACAAACCACGCCCATCATTTCAAAGCCCTCTAACTACGTAATGCTGCCGATACAATACTTCCTAAAATATTGAGATGAATCTGTCTTCTTAAAAGCATTTTATTCTTCTCAGTAGCTTTAAAGAGTTTGGTGAGAAAgctgtttttgtgagaaagtatcATAGACGGAAAGTATTAGTTGGAGGAAGGAGGAAGTCACATTTGTTTACGTTTTTCATTACCAGCATGTGCCGCTAGATGTCGCCACAGATGAGTCCCTTTGATAACACTCGGTGTATAAACAAGAACGGCACTTTAGTGATGAGGGAAAGGATTTATTGGATTGGTTACGTCGATTACAAGGTCTTAGTCATTTGTAAGGTATTGTTGAATTTAtctttgtaatgttttaatgGAACTTTTAAAATATGTGTCGCGTATTTATGTCAGAGCCGACCTATGAACTAGCAAATCGATTTTAAACTCAATCTAGCAACGTTAGCCACACAGCTAGCTACTTTATATAAGtctaaaatacaaatgtttgaTTGTTAGAATGAGTTAAACAGCTAAAAACTGTTATAATTTGTGCTGTACACTTAATCAAACGATTGCAGATGAACAGGTCTAGCGAATAAACAAACTTCGGGCTGTCATTCGCGACTGTCATAACTGCCAGTTACAGTAAATGACTGTTTTCAGACACAATATGCTTTTTTTCGATTAGGAAGATGGTGTTTTTGACGTTTGAGTTGATGTTAACACACTTTAGTTACCTTAAAcactttcacttttattttgcagGTGCAGATCACAGATTGATGAGGGGAAGTCTGATAAAGGACCTTTCAGAAGTGTGTTTTTCTCGTCTTGTAGTTTGATCTTGGCTTGGCtgaaaatcatatatatataaaaaaaaaaaaaaaaaaaaaaaaaaaaaaaaatcagactaATGATAATCAGATAAATACAGTATGGCTGAATTTTGTTTTACCCTTGTGCTAATATGATTTATTCTgacattttatatcattttagttttgttttattttgatgcttTGGTCTATACTTTGTActgttacattacattttattttacatccatcatcatcatcatcatcataatgtACGCTTCAGTTCCACCTTCTCCCATGAGACCAGCCGTGGCCCCTTCAGTTCAGCTGGGTGTCACGGTTCTTTACACCTGTCTTTATGGGGGTCTTTTTTTAGTCGTATACATTCAGCTTTGGTTGCTGTTACTCTACCGGCATAAGCGATGGAGCTACCAGagtatttttctgtttctttgCCTGTTCTGGGCAGCACTTCGCACGACACTCTTTTCGTTTTATTTCCGTGATGCCCTTGCGGCAAACCACCTGCCCACTCCAGTCTACTGGCTCCTTTATTGCTTCCCGGTGTGCTTGCAGTTTTTTACTCTGAGTCTCTTCAACCTTTACTTTACTCAGGTAAGTCAAGTGAAACATAAAGAAAGATGTTTGCTCAGTTGAGAAATCAATGCACTCCCTAATAACAATGTTTCATTTTGACAGGAGTTGTTCAGAGTTAGAAGTGTCTTCAACATTGAGCCCAGCAAAGGACTGTGAGTACATTCACATACGTGCATATTAATTACAacttttaatctaattaattacatgattaaaaatgtaattaattcataaaatcGATCACACATGAAATTTGGCTGAAAAAATACCtcaaaagataatttaaaggcattattgtgttaaatgagaaaagcatcaagtagacattataaaaagtagctttagaaagaagtattttatttgattcagtgTAAAATTTATTACATATGAACTTTTAGGCTACAACAGCCATGATTTTTTTCAGAAGCTGACTTTctgttctcagaattgtgagtttattgtgactttataacttgcattcGAGTTTGTTTcacaattcagaaaaaaaagccaaaattgATATAAACTTATAGACTTTTTCTCAAAGTTTTGAGTtcataactcataattctgacattttctcacaattatggctttatttctcaaagttttgagttcataactcataattctgacattttctcacaattatggctttatttctcagttttgagttcataactcataattctgacattatttctcaaagttttgagttcataactcataattctaactttatttctcaaagttttgagttcataactcataattctgacattttctcataattctgactttatttctcaaagttttgagttcataactcataattctgacattatttctcaaagttttgagttcataactcataattctgacattatttctcaaagttttgagttcataactcataattctgacattttctcacaattatggCTTTATTTCCACAAGTTTATAATtcataattctgacattttctcataattctgactttatttctcaaagttttgagttcataactcataattctgacattttctcataattctgactttatttctcaaagttttgagttcataactcataattctgacattatttctcaaagttttgagttcataactcataattctgactttatttcttaaaGTTTTGAGTtcataactcataattctgacattttctcataattctgactttatttctcaaagttttgagttcataactcataattctgacattatttctcaaagttttgagttcataactcataattctgactttatttctcaaagttttgagttcataactcataattctgactttatttctcaaagttttgagttcataactcataattctgactttatttctcgaagTTTTGAGTTcgtaactcataattctgacattttctctcaattctgactttatttctcaaagttttgagttcataactcataattctgactttatttctcgaagTTTTGAGTTcgtaactcataattctgacattttctctcaattctgactttatttctcaaagttttgagttcataactcataattctgactttatttctcaaagttttgagttcataactcataattctgactttatttctcgaagTTTTGAGTTcgtaactcataattctgacattttctctcaattctgactttatttctcgaagttttgagtttataactcataattctgactttatttctcgaagTTTTGAGTtcataactcataattctgacattatttctcagttttgagttcataactcataattctgactttatttctcgaagTTTTGAGTTCATAACTCATAGTTCTGACATTATTtctcagttttgatttcataactcataattctgacattttctctcaattctgacattatttctcaaagttttgagttcataactcataattctgactttatttctcaaagttttgagttcataactcgtaattctgacattttctcataattctgactttatttctatgAGAtcataactcataattctgactttttttcctagtaatttcaagtttatatcttacaagtCAGATTTATTTCTTGCagttccgagtttatatctgaactcgtaattgtgaggggaaaaagtcagaagtgcacgttaatatctcacaattttgactttttttctctgaacTGTGAGATATAGACTCgaaattacgagttataaagtcagaattgtgagataataACTTGCGATCACCTTATGATTTATcctgtggcagaaacaagttTCCCTagaattgtgtgtgtttgtgtgtgaactTTAACTTCTAGACGGGCGGCTCGGTGTGTGTATGCCGCCATGAGTGCCATCTTCCTGTGTGTCAACATAGTTTGCGCAAGCCTCGGAGAGCATGGAGGTTCTGGTGGAGCTGGTGAAAATACTTGGAGGCTGGTTTTAGTTCGAGTGCTGGTTAATGACTTTCTGTTTATTCTGGAAGCTGTGTGTCTGGCCACATCTCTGCTCCTGTTAACACGATTCTCGGCCACCGCCACACCTTATCTACGCAGTAAGGTACATACTTTGCAAGGACTTCAGCTCAAGTGGTAGTTGCAATCTATTTTACTTCTGTAATCTGAAATATTCTGATATTGTTTATGGTACgcaataaataaatctaaataagtaaatgttgatttttaacatttagaTCCTTGATAATCTACTCAGGATTAAATCTTTGTTGCTGTTCATTATAAACAAGACAAACTTTGGTAAATTCACAGCTGTTTTCTGCTTGCAGGGGCTTTGCCGGACTGCGGTGCTGGGGGCAGGTGTGATCTTGCTCTTCTCTAGCAGGGCTTGCTATAATCTTGCAATGCTGTTTTTGTCTCAGAATCATAAAGTTGAGGCATTTGATTATGACTGGTACAACATTTCTGATCAGGTGGGCAGTTGCACTTCGTTGATTGCTAATGAAAAGGTATTTCTCTCACTGGTCAGTTTGTGATGTGCTGTGTTTTTCTCAAAGGCTGACCTTCAGAGTGACCTTGGAGACAGAGGCTACATTATCTTTGGAGCAGTTCTTTTCATTTGGGAGCTGCTACCTACGGGCCTGCTCATTCTCATCTTCAGAGTTCGCCAGCCTAAACAAGAAAAGGTCTGCCGATTATGGATTTTGCTAATTCATTActgttaaccctctggtgctcttcggtcatttttgactgaaaaattttacgttttgttttttattatttattggtaTGGTACGAAACATGGTAAAGTTTTTTGCACTTACTATGTGaactcaaaacaaaaaaaagtcatgGACATTATTTGGAAAATgttaaatggtcctgaaaaaaaagtcacactctTGCTCCTCATGgtcaaaaatgaaatgaatggaaaaacagTTTTCATCTAGTGGGATCTTTTGGTACTGcagccaaacaaaatcttactgaaagctcaaatttggaacacaactttagatttatgatttttgattttcttgcagttttagagttaaatgtgttttgcaaaatatatatttcataaaaaattttaaatagtatttttgtgcatttttcaaatTCTATAAATTTAGGTTCACTTTAGCATTCAATatttatgacagtttaagttgtaaatttaaaattaaatttaaaaaaaaaattaggtctatgctcaaaaagggaataaatggattataactactgcaaaaatgtaatttattaccaTAACATcccctaaaaatataaaatattaaataaaaaacattatcaaactaaaatatagtatatttatttcagtgaaataaaaaaaaattggtcatttttgacatttatgttacaaaatatttctatttcaaagacaactttctattcataaaagaatcctgaatGTATCACAATTGTCATAgaaatattaacttaatataaactgttttcaacattgataataataataataataaatgtttctcaagcatcaaatcagcatattagaatgatttctgaaggatcatgtgacactgaagactggagtaatgatgctgaaaattcagctttgcatcacaggaataaattacattttacaatatattcacatagaaaacagtcattttaaattataaatatctttcacaatattaccatttttactgtatcaaattaatgcagtcttgctgagcataaaagacttctttgaaaaacattaagaaaccttacaaacttttgaacagtaggtCCATGTACGGAaaaggattagggccaagcgataataaaagaataaaaccatctcaagattaaagttattaaatttcgagaaaaaactcgttaaatttcgagaaaaaagttgagaaaaaaactagttaaatttcgagaaaaaagtcgagataaaatgttgagaataaagtcattaaattacaagaaaaaagtcattaaattatgagaacaaattcgtaatttaacgacttttttctcataatttaatgactttattctcaacattttatctcgacttttttctcgaaatttaacaatatttttctcataatttaacaaatttgttctcgtaatttaacaacttttttctcgtaatttaatgactttattctcataatttaatgactttattctcaacattttatcgtaaatgttgagaataaagtctcGTAATTTACGAgaaaactttaatctcaagatggttttattttttttataattgcttggccctaatcctcttctgtatccatgacaaaaaaagaatagattagataaaaatgtaatatgtgtGTTCATGTTGGTTTCCTGTAGTTTTGAAAAAAGGTTTGatctaatgacttttttttaatccccacaAATCCCTACtcaaaattaattttagttCAGTCATTAAATGTATGAAATGCTTTTTTTGGGatcaaaaaaaatctctctctcgCATAATTGACATGTTGGCTTGCTTGTTTCAGAACTGCAGCCCGGCCATGTGCAACACACAAGGCACACGGTCATATTTCTTTGATGATCCTCGTGGAATGGATGATGACACGTCTTCTCTCTGGAGCCACAGTATCAATCCTCACAGCAGGTAATGTGTTCATCCGGCTTTGAGTATTACATTGAAAACACTTGTGGGATCAGTTATGATACAGTGTCTCTGCACCAACAGCTGGTTTGGGTCCAGCGAGACGACTCCACTCCTCTTCAACAGGGGCGACCAGATCAACCAGCACCACTCGCTTTACTCCACTCCACAGACATGACCACTATGCACAGCTGCAGAGATCTTCCTCTGACCTTCTCAGGCAATAGTACAGCATTACCTCTTCCTGTTGAGTAGCTCAATAGGTTTGTTTGCACTAATATGCATCAGAAGCATCTATACTTCTGAAATTGCACCTTGACTTTTTAAAGCTGAGCACAATTAGACTAGATGCTC is part of the Megalobrama amblycephala isolate DHTTF-2021 linkage group LG23, ASM1881202v1, whole genome shotgun sequence genome and harbors:
- the pld7 gene encoding 5'-3' exonuclease PLD3 isoform X2, translated to MSAQDAVVEELSSCSSVDQHKASDQAFEDTLREEKGSVSQSHWTEDNRVAENNMKQCFVSDKDDGSTLRGQDETAKMQKPSDSKKCFKETRQGTKTADAPHTKHTQAKTCSPSKTKGRSFFLFCLVPSILLLLGGFALHIWQYGVPKSVSHLMSQLELHWLESFWMPQESCISDCRLTLVESVPEGLDFPSGSPHLPSISDTWTNLLNRANSSVHIGAFYFTLRDSDLGLTEPSSVLGKKVFNQLKQLEPKGVKLKIAVNAPQSYIADTDELVTTGAEVRGVDLQSITGGILHTKLWVVDKKHMYLGSANMDWRSLTQVKEVGVAVEDCSCLAQDASRIFDVYWDIGAQKNGSLPPFWPGRFSALSSSKYPLAVKFNGVPARVYLSSSPPPLSSHGRSDDLSSILSVIADAERFIYVSVMDYLPMSQFTDPIRFWPVIDSALREAACTRGVEVKLLVSCWSHSPGAMFVFLQSLSVLNKPPLSCNIHTKVFEVPSTREQQRIPFARVNHAKYMVTDRVVYIGTSNWSENYFTQTAGVGLVVNQTGSAVGQGQQTVQSQLQKIFQRDWHSEYAQPLSDVHAEHCSGKKLT
- the pld7 gene encoding 5'-3' exonuclease PLD3 isoform X1, with amino-acid sequence MSAQDAVVEELSSCSSVDQHKASDQAFEDTLREEKGSVSQSHWTEDNRVAENNMKQCFVSDKDDGSTLRGQDETAKMQKPSDSKKCFKETRQGTKTADAPHTKHTQAKTCSPSKQTKGRSFFLFCLVPSILLLLGGFALHIWQYGVPKSVSHLMSQLELHWLESFWMPQESCISDCRLTLVESVPEGLDFPSGSPHLPSISDTWTNLLNRANSSVHIGAFYFTLRDSDLGLTEPSSVLGKKVFNQLKQLEPKGVKLKIAVNAPQSYIADTDELVTTGAEVRGVDLQSITGGILHTKLWVVDKKHMYLGSANMDWRSLTQVKEVGVAVEDCSCLAQDASRIFDVYWDIGAQKNGSLPPFWPGRFSALSSSKYPLAVKFNGVPARVYLSSSPPPLSSHGRSDDLSSILSVIADAERFIYVSVMDYLPMSQFTDPIRFWPVIDSALREAACTRGVEVKLLVSCWSHSPGAMFVFLQSLSVLNKPPLSCNIHTKVFEVPSTREQQRIPFARVNHAKYMVTDRVVYIGTSNWSENYFTQTAGVGLVVNQTGSAVGQGQQTVQSQLQKIFQRDWHSEYAQPLSDVHAEHCSGKKLT
- the gpr137 gene encoding integral membrane protein GPR137, whose translation is MYASVPPSPMRPAVAPSVQLGVTVLYTCLYGGLFLVVYIQLWLLLLYRHKRWSYQSIFLFLCLFWAALRTTLFSFYFRDALAANHLPTPVYWLLYCFPVCLQFFTLSLFNLYFTQELFRVRSVFNIEPSKGLRAARCVYAAMSAIFLCVNIVCASLGEHGGSGGAGENTWRLVLVRVLVNDFLFILEAVCLATSLLLLTRFSATATPYLRSKGLCRTAVLGAGVILLFSSRACYNLAMLFLSQNHKVEAFDYDWYNISDQADLQSDLGDRGYIIFGAVLFIWELLPTGLLILIFRVRQPKQEKNCSPAMCNTQGTRSYFFDDPRGMDDDTSSLWSHSINPHSSWFGSSETTPLLFNRGDQINQHHSLYSTPQT